ATTATGTCATAAAGATCGGATTGAACTAGGTATTCAAAACTCGAGGGAGAGCATGAACCTAGCCTGAAGGCTGAAGCCAACTCAGGCACCTGCGTAATCGTTCATGTTTACATCCTCCCCACAATTCGTCACATTCGCTTTTGAACTTTGGCATAATTAATCCTCCGCACAAGTAAAGTACATGACAACACACTGCTATTGTAGTACTCATGTCCTGATCCCGGAACCCGGCTTTCCGAGTGGCGGGGATAGGATACTGCTGCAAACTCAATAGCCGGCTTGGAGGGGAATTCAAGACGATTCCAACCTCCTTATTCAGAATTCTTTGCGCCAGGCCGAAATGACCGGACCAGAGAGGTTTCGATGCTACTCGATTACATACCAAGCTAGCTCGTCGGTTGAACGATATTACTCCAAGTAGACTCGAGCACTGATCCTGGTCAACTCCCTCCTGCAGTTGAGAGAGACAAAAGCGGCCGTTTCCAGACGGCTTCAGACGTCGAAGTACACCATAAGATATTGAGTCGAGACAATCAATAGAtataaggtacctacttcATAGCTACTGTACGTGCGGAGTTGTTGCGTCGAATCACTCCTGTACCCTGTTTCTTCAATTCCTACCCAACTTGGCGTATTACCTGCCCTTTTCGGCTCTGTATTTTAAGTTAGAATCTTGATTCGATCCTCAGCACATTATGGTGACGCTCTGACTTGCGTTATCAGATGATTCCCGGATATCACGACTTCCTTTAGTACGCTTAATAATTTACAGCCTCGGGTGCTGTGTTGTACGAAAACTGTCCTAAAATTCAGCCCATCCATCGAATTGGCTTTTCATGGGTGTAGTTcagcaaaagaaacaatGAACCTCAGGTGAAATATTCATGCCAAAGCTCCAAGTACAGACAAACCCGTATATACAAACCTTAGCCTGTGGGTTGCGCAATTACCCATCTCGAGTCAAGAACGAGCTCATTATTGAACGATGCATGCAGGCGcggcaaaaaaaagtgcCATGGGTGGCTTTAAACGAAGTAACGGCTTGTGATACACATGAGGCGCATACTCATAATGAGCCTCTAAACTCGTCGAATATTTGCTGGCCGACTGTCCTGCGGCGTCCAGCATCGGTATCCTGAGCAACCTGTGATCCTGAAGCAGCCCCAGTGACGTCTTCATCCTCAAGCCGCCTTCTGAGGCCGTCGAACTCCTGCCTTCTCCTCGCCGTGCGCATTCCCACCAACCATCCGGGAACCCTCCATTTTGTGAGAGATCCAGGGAGCAAATCAGTCCTCCACGCATAACCGATAGTCCAGCCTACTACCGCGCTTAGAAGGGATCCGGGCCACTGGGAGAGGGCGAGCTGGATTGCCAAGAAGTACTTGTACGACTTGTTGGAAAAGGTTACTCCGACAAACTGCTCATCTGTTGGCGGAGCGGCAGAGAGGGCAAGCCTGTACTGATATACGTGCGGAACGGCGGCGTGGTATTGCGCGAGTATAGCGAATAGTATAGGCGTAGGCCCCGCTGGGAGGTAGTTAAAAGCCCCGAAGGTGAGTGTTCTGAGAACGAGAACGAGCATAGGCAGCATGAGAGTCGTGAGAGCACCTGCTACGACAACGAAAGACTGTAAAAGAGGGTAAGCATCAAGTGTGCGACACTGGAAACCAGCCATCCGGGCTATACAAGGCCGGGCCTGACTTGGAACGTACTGCATATTTTCTTGAACCCCAAATTCGCTCAATAATGCGCATGTTGTACAGACACATAGCTGCGAAGAGAACTTCGGATGAATTGGTGTAGCAGAGCTGAAACAATAGCGCTCTCCATGGCTGATGATATCGCAAGATGTGCGGATCGATCAAGAGGTAGAAGTAATGCTTGACGTCGAACAGGGTTGCGCCGATGGACGTAACGACCAGGCCCAGCACCAAGCTGCGGGTAACAGGAGCATTTGCGAATGACATTGTGTTCGAAAATGGCCCGCCGGTATGCGAAAAATGGATCGTTTGAGGGCGAGCGGATGGCTAAGAAGCTATAGTGTTTGTCCCATACCTACTGCCGTGGGGGGGTATGGGAAGCTAAGGTGCGGAGTACTTCAAAGGCGGGTAGTAGTCGTCCAGAATCGGGCGAATAGGTAGAATGTTCGTTGAGTAAAAATCTCCTTTCGTTGCAAGGAACTTCCCAAGCGAGGAcccttttgttttgttctaaTTCTGGGTTTGTTGGGTGATTCACATTGGATCGTACAACACGTGCAACTTTTTGGTGTTTCTGCAGGTGGGACGGAGCTTCCAGACACGACGCGGGATTGAGAGAAAATGGATGCCAAGCTGTCCATTTAGGTAAGGTATCTTGTACTAAGGATGTTGTTCGATGGGAGCAGGTGTGGGTGGGTGCCAGCCCCGCATTTTACAACTTTACGTGGTACAGTAGAATCTCAGGTTCCACATCTATCTACGAAGCCACACGTGTCGTGGCCTGGCTGAGCAGACGAGTCGGGTGGAGGACGACGTCAAGATCGTCTGGTATTCGTCAGATTCTCTTTCGTAGCTTGCTTGGGGGACAGCTGGTTGCGAGCCAAGACATGCATTTCCCAACGTCTTTATACGAAATGCCAGCCTGGATTTTCCCAGCTTAATATAGTCGGCAAGTTCAACTTCTGTTCGATTACTTCAATCGGAATAATCGCATTTGCAAAAGCGCACACGGAAGATTTCGCACTTCTCATGCCATCTTGATTTGCGACAGCTTCATTTTCCATCACTCCGCCGTTTGTTCATCAGAGTTCATTAGCCCCCGAGCCCTTGcatactttttttcttgttttttttttttttgtttttttttattcaaaCCTACGTAGTTCTTCCGCCTCCCCAACATATTTGTCAGCCGTTTCCACCATTCAAAATGTCCGACCTTCACATGTCGCATATCACCAAATGGTTTACCAGCTCTCCTCCAGCGGAATGGGCCATTAAGAACCTACGACAGCTTTTAATAGGAGCTCTGCGCCAGGGGCCGATCCCTCGCCATGTCGCCTTCGAAATGGACGGCAACAGGCGGTATGCCCGAAGCCATAAGATTGAGACTGTAGCAGGGCATCATATGGGGTTTGAGGCTCTGGCGCGCGTAAGTTGGAGATCCGTCAACGCGTCTGGAAGACACGGCTGTCTTTCTGAGTGAGATTCTAATGCTGATGCTACTTACCACAGGTCCTTGAAATATGCTACAATTGTGGCGTCAAGGTTGTCACGGTCTATGCGTTTAGTATCGAAAACTTCAATCGTCCCAAATATGAGGTGGAGGGTCTTATGCAGATGGCCAAGTACAAGCTGGAGCAGCTTCTTGAGCATGGCGAGGTGCTCGATCGCTACGGCGCTCGAGTTATCATTTCGGGTCAGCGAGACTTAATTCCGCCGGATGTGCTTGGCTTCGTAGACCGGGCTGTCAATGAGACGAAGCACAATAAGGGGTACGTCTAACTAGCGGCAAAGATCTTGGACTAAAGAAGCCTCATTAACAAAATTTCCGACTTAGTCATATCCTTAACATTTGCTTCCCATATACTTCCAGAGAGGAAATCACACAGGCAATACGATCAACTGCCGTCGAATACTCGAGCCACCCTCGCCCCCAGAACAGTGCCTTTTCCCAGACGCGCATCAAGCAAAAGATCCTTTCGAAACAtgcgggaaacaaggaggcGGCACTTGGTTCCATCCAAGAGTCTCCGCCTCCCGACGATGTAGATTGTTCCGTGTCATCAGGAACAACACTACCCCCAGGCACACCTCCATCATCGGATTCAACCACCCAGGATGTACCAAGAGCCTTCAAGAACCCCGAGACCATCACAGCGGAGACTCTCAACAACCACATGTACACTGCTGAGTGCCCACCATTGGATCTCTTCATACGAACTAGCGGCGTGGAGAGACTCAGCGATTTTATGCTCTGGCAGTGCCACCAAGACACCCAGATCTTTTTCCTCAAGTGTCTCTGGCCTGATTTCGACTTGTGGTATTTCCTTCCTGTTCTCGTAGAATGGCAATGGAGACAAAagcagagagagagggaCGAGAAGCCCAAGAGGCACCTCAAACAGCGATAGAgttttttgttccttttttttttctctgcgcCCGTTTTACTTATTTTCAATTCTTGGGCTGGCCATGTCCTGGAGGCATGTAGACGCGGAGATATGAATGGCCGTTCCGTTGAGATCCCGATATCATTCGACATGGAGAAATTAGCGGCCTAGCATGGCATCTGATGTGACCTTTTCTTGTTGTCTCTTTGTAAAAAAGAAACGCAGAATTAGCCCCATGATACCGAGATTTCCCATACCACAAACTAGAACTATTAATACAGTTTCGGAAGTTTGTGAGTCTCTTGAGAATAATACAAAGTTAGTCACTATGACTGGGGCTAtatctctttctttcttcatTACTTTCATCCGATAATATACCATGATTTTGAGTGTATCATTCGGCAGATGAGGGATCTACCCTACTTGGAGGTAGGTAAGGAGAGGTAAGTACCTTACTTGCCCGAGCTTGCGAAACGTAGGCCACACCTCAATGTTCTGCAGAAAGCTCTGGTGCTCTTATCTTATCAACCACAAACAGGTGACGTTGCGTACGGTCATTCGGGACTTCTCATTGGTGGGGAACTATGGGGCGACCCCCACTCTGCTTCAGTGCGACGGGGAGGAAGCGAAGGACGGATCTGTGTGGTTGCCGAACAGCCTCTGCCGCAAGTATCCCACTGCTTCGCGCCTCTGCTCAATTTATCGTGGTCAAGAATTCATTTGACGTGTTGCAAATCCAGAAGCCCGCTCGCCGAGACCATGTAACCAGGGCACCCTCCTAAACTCATTCTCATCACTCTTTCCCATTTGACGGTTTCCTTCGTGTCCGCCACCGAACGCGCAAAATCAAAACAAAACCAGCACCCTCCACAAACTGCTCACCCTTCCAGAAAGTCTTGCTTCGCGCATTCATTCCCTCCGATTTTTTCGGGAATTATCGAGTCTCTCGAACCCTCTTCTCAGTCCGCGAACTACCGCACTCGTGGGCATGAAGACCGCAAGACCTGCTCCGGCTGCATCTGCGGCGGCAGACACACCATCGGGTCGCCGCCAGCCAGTCCGACAAACGCGTACGCATGGCTCCAGGAACACAGGCGGTGCTGGCCGGGCGGCTGGTCAGAGAGACAGCGGCGCCAGTACCGGTTTGGGTCGCGAACAGCCCGCCGAAATATTCCCCGGAATTACGCATTTTGCTGACACCATCACGGCCCTGCCCAAGGAGCTTGTTCGGCACTTTACCCTGCTCAAGGAAGTCGATGCTAAAATCCACGCGCCTCAGCAAGCTCTttttgccgccgccgagagAACCTTGAACGCACCTCCATATGACAGATTGCAGCCGCACGTTGGGCATGCTGGTGATTTCGTCTCTGACTCGACTGCACCTAATGGCGTCGCACCCAGTACACACCAAGCAGTCGCGACCCCGTCCGGCCACGGCCTAGCGAACTCGGCACAATCCGAAGCGGATAGTTTCGAACGGCGAAAATTATGGCGCGAAACTGGCCTTAAGATACAAGAGATGCTACTATCGCTGGATGAGAAGAACCACGTCATTTCTACTGCGGTCGACGCCTTGAACAAACAACTCAGCAGGATTGATAGTGTTTGGCCGCATCTCATGGAAGAGTTCAGTGACGAGGCAAAGTGGGGAAGCAATACACATTGGGCATATCCCGAGAACAAAGCAGACAAG
This DNA window, taken from Pyricularia oryzae 70-15 chromosome 6, whole genome shotgun sequence, encodes the following:
- a CDS encoding dehydrodolichyl diphosphate synthase, with protein sequence MSDLHMSHITKWFTSSPPAEWAIKNLRQLLIGALRQGPIPRHVAFEMDGNRRYARSHKIETVAGHHMGFEALARVLEICYNCGVKVVTVYAFSIENFNRPKYEVEGLMQMAKYKLEQLLEHGEVLDRYGARVIISGQRDLIPPDVLGFVDRAVNETKHNKGHILNICFPYTSREEITQAIRSTAVEYSSHPRPQNSAFSQTRIKQKILSKHAGNKEAALGSIQESPPPDDVDCSVSSGTTLPPGTPPSSDSTTQDVPRAFKNPETITAETLNNHMYTAECPPLDLFIRTSGVERLSDFMLWQCHQDTQIFFLKCLWPDFDLWYFLPVLVEWQWRQKQRERDEKPKRHLKQR